TGTACTATCAACAATTAAGAGCGCCAGAGACGACTATTGCTGGTAAAATGTGGACAATTATTCAGGAAAATTCTAATAAAGAGTTAGGAATCATTTTTGGCAGTGAATATCAAGCAGCTATTCTCAATGAACCTTACCAACTAACTGGTTTCCAACAAATGGAATTATCTACCCAAAGCTTTTTGTTTGATACCATTCAAAAGGGAATTGCCTTTGAAATTTTGGATGAACAAGAACAATTTTTGAAGTTAACGCATAAAAATCATGTTGAATACGTGAAAAATGCCAATATGACCAGTAAAGATAGTTATATTGCACCGTTAATAATGCAGAATAAGACTGTTACAAAAAAAATCTTGGCAGATGCAGGATTTCAAGTACCAGTTGGTGAAGAATTTATCTCTCTAGAACAAGCACAACAAGCCTATTTAGATTATGAAAATAAAGCTTTTGTAATTAAACCTAAAACAACAAATTATGGAATTGGAATTACAATTTTTAAACATGGCGCTTCGTTAGCAGATTTTACATTAGCATTGGAATTAGCTTTTAAAGAAGATCAAGTGGTAATCATTGAAGAATTTTTAGAAGGAACTGAATATCGCTTCTTTGTATTAGATGGAGAAGTAAAAGCTATTTTATTACGGATACCTGCCAATGTTATCGGAGATGGCTTGCATACAGTAGAAGAATTGATTATTGAAAAAAATCTTGACCCATTAAGAGGAATAGGACATCGAAAACCTTTAGAAGCGATTCAATTAGGGAAATTAGAACAATTAATGTTAAAAGAACAAGCATTAATCTCTGTCTCTATTCCTAAAAAAGATCAGTTTGTTTATTTAAGAAAAAATTCAAATATTAGTACTGGTGGAGATTCCATCGATGTTACAGATGAATTTAATGAAAGCTATAAAAAATTGGCAGTTGAAGCCGTTCAGGCTTTGGGGGCTAAAATTTGTGGCATTGATTTTATTCTTTCAGATGAGAAAAAACCTATAAATAAAAATAGCAAAAGCTATGGTATTATTGAGGCAAATTTCAATCCAGCAATGTATATGCATATCTATCCATATAAAGGAAAAGGTAGGCCGCTTACAATGGAAGTATTAAAATTTCTCTATCCGGAGTTAAATGAACAATAAAAATTGATGATCGATAATGGTGCAATGATTTTTGATACTGATAATTTATTAGGTCTAAATTTAGAAAGCATCTACCTAGTAATTGATGCTTAAAAAACTAACTATGCTAAAATTAATATTCAGGTAATGTACAGACAATGAAATAAAAATGGGTTGTTATTTTATTTTTTAATGATTTTTGTCTATTTATGTTGTTGTTTCTAATATATATTTATTAAATCTAGCAAAAAATTTAAAATCTATTAAGAAAGTTGTGTTTATATATGTTAACCTTTACTTCATTGACACAATCAGAATTCACTGATTTTTCACAACAATTTTCAGGCAATAATTATTTACAGACAAAAGAAATGGCCGAACTTAAAAAAAATAGAAATCAAATGGTTGATTATATAGGAGTAAAAGACAATCAGAAAATTATTGGGGCAACACTTATTACAAAGCTTAAAATTAAAATGGGTTATTACTTCGATATAGATGGAGGCATGTTAATGGATTATTCTTCTGCTGAAGTTTTTCACTGTTTCATTGAAGGAATAGAAGAGTATGTCCGTAAAAATGATGGACTATATGTGACAATAAGCCCAGATATACCGGTTTGTGTTCGTTATGATGAAGAGATAACGAACCTAAATGAATCTGTTGTTGAAAAATTTTTGTCAGCTGGATTTATTAAAAAACAAGCACAACAGCAATTGGATAATCAAGGAAATCCACTTTGGGTTTATAAAAAAAATGTTCAAGGACTTACTGAACAAACGTTAGTAGATTCTTATCAAAAGAGTGCACAATATAGTATAAAACGTGCGCATGAATTCGGCATTCAAACAAGAAAACTTGCCTATGAAGAGTTACAAGAATTTAAAAAAATAACAGAAGAAACCAGTCAAAGAAGACAATTTGAAGATAAATCATTAGAATACTATCAATCCGTTTACAAAAGTTATCAAGAACAAGCAAGGTTTATGATAGCTGAAATTAATATAAAAACATATTTAGAAAATTTAAAGAACAAGCAAGTAGAAATTCAGAAAAAATTAGAAACTATAGAAGAAGTTCTTTCAAAAAATCCAGATAGCAGAAAAAAAACAATCAAAAAAAAGAACTACTTTCTGAATTGGCAACTTATAACAAACGAAGACAGGAAGCAGAAAAAATTGCTCGAGAAGAAAAAAAAGAATTAATTCCATTAGCTTGTGCCTTATTTATGATTTGTTCGCAAGAAGTTGTTTATCTATTTTCAGGAACATTAGAAAAATATAAACAATTTTATGCTCCTTACTTAATTCAAGATGAAATGCTTCATTATACAGTTAACCGACAAATACCTCAATATAATTTTTATGGTATTTCTGGTAATTTTGATGGTTCAGATGGTGTATTGAAATTTAAAGAATCATTTAATGGTTATGCGGAAAAGAAAATTGGTACTTTTCAGTTAATTACAAAACCAACAAAATATAGGTTATATCAATTGTTGAAAAAAATAAAAGGAACATAAAGATTCTAAAAAGACGAATTGTTGAATGATCTCATTCTGCAATTCGTCTTTTTAGGATTATTCGTTACTCTGTTAATAAAATTATATATAAAGTAATAATTAATTTATAAATTTTTGCCCAATTATTCGTTTAATTTGGCCTTTAACCAAATAACTTATGCCAAAATCCTTTAGGCTTGTTGCCTGATTTTTTTTGTGAATTTAGTGGATATTTTTTCTCAATATCTATTATTGGTTCATTCACTGCCTCATTTGCTGTAACGATTAAACCGAAAGCATCTGGCTTATTCTCTACAAAATCATTAATGATAGTAAAATGGTTATTGTTTTTATTAATTAATTTTATATAGGTATTTTGTAAATCAGGAGACATTTTACCATTTAACAAACTAGTCACATTTGGATGTTTTTGTAATTCTTTAAGTAAATTCAGCTGATTTTCTGGTTTTTCCATTTGAGTTAGAGTCATTGTTAGATAGCAGCGTTCTCTAAAAGTTCCCATATAACGATGTTGTTCATCTGGTTTAATTAAAGGTATACCATGCATTCCCTCATCTAGATGTT
The genomic region above belongs to Melissococcus plutonius ATCC 35311 and contains:
- the gshAB gene encoding bifunctional glutamate--cysteine ligase GshA/glutathione synthetase GshB, with amino-acid sequence MNFKSLLQQKKVKPYILSARFGLEKESQRSKIDGRLATTEHPKVLGNRSYHPYIQTDFSETQIELITPVADSIDEVSRYLSAIQEVAYRSLEKEEILWPLSMPPKLPEKDEEIKIAKLDDFEETLYRQYLAKKYGKRKQMISGIHFNFEYSIDLIQHMFNEQSEFEKIEEFKNTLYMKIARNYLRYRWLITYLFGASPVCEKGYFTEQDKSLNEPVRSIRNSSFGYTNEEVAAVSYASLKNYLEDIHRLVENGILAKEKEFYSPVRLRGGKQISDLCHTGIRYIELRNLDLNPFTSLGIDEDTLRFLHIFLLYMLWTEELETPDEWIMTGNLVNNQIALMHPFQSINLLSEGDRIFREMFEMLDELELVEEKKLVDMYYQQLRAPETTIAGKMWTIIQENSNKELGIIFGSEYQAAILNEPYQLTGFQQMELSTQSFLFDTIQKGIAFEILDEQEQFLKLTHKNHVEYVKNANMTSKDSYIAPLIMQNKTVTKKILADAGFQVPVGEEFISLEQAQQAYLDYENKAFVIKPKTTNYGIGITIFKHGASLADFTLALELAFKEDQVVIIEEFLEGTEYRFFVLDGEVKAILLRIPANVIGDGLHTVEELIIEKNLDPLRGIGHRKPLEAIQLGKLEQLMLKEQALISVSIPKKDQFVYLRKNSNISTGGDSIDVTDEFNESYKKLAVEAVQALGAKICGIDFILSDEKKPINKNSKSYGIIEANFNPAMYMHIYPYKGKGRPLTMEVLKFLYPELNEQ
- a CDS encoding YueI family protein, which encodes MPKGNLQQHLDEGMHGIPLIKPDEQHRYMGTFRERCYLTMTLTQMEKPENQLNLLKELQKHPNVTSLLNGKMSPDLQNTYIKLINKNNNHFTIINDFVENKPDAFGLIVTANEAVNEPIIDIEKKYPLNSQKKSGNKPKGFWHKLFG